The genomic stretch CGGAGGGCTCGGTATCGAGGAAAGAGGTTCCACTGCGGCTGCTGCCGACGTTTTGGTACTGCCAAGTCGCGTCAACCACTTCAAATGACTGGCCGTCCAGAGCAACCAGACAACCCAACGTCTGCTGGCCTGATGCTTTCTGGCAGGATCTGGCTCCGCGGACAATCAGCGCAGAAGAGCTTGCCACCTGGATATCCACCGATACACCCGCTTCTGAGCCCAGTGACGCGGTCACTGTTGCGGTCCCGGTATCACCGGTGTCCGTCAGCGTCGCGACTGACTGACCTTTACTGTCGGTGTACTGCGTGACCACAACAATTTCCCCCAGCGTGGTGCTCCAGTTTACCGCCTGATTGGGCACCGGCAGCATTGTGATGCTGTCTGTGACTACGGCAGTGAGGGTGGCGGTGTCACTCCCATTATTAGCAATATTCTGCTTATCGGATGTCAGGTCGCTGATTATGTTCACTGAAGGACTGCCGCCAGTAAGTGTCACTACCCAGGAGCCATCTCCCTGTAACTGGGGGACTGAGAATGTCCAGCCCTGAGGAAAACCGGTAGCGCTGGTAATTTTGACAGCACCCGCAGTAAATACCAATTCCAGCCCCCCGCTTCCGGTCCAGGAGACCGCTCCGGTCGCCGTATTGTAGCTGCCGTAAGGGCAGGTGGCTGACACAGCGCCCCCCTCAGTTAATGAGACAAACCCCAGCGCACCAGGACGACCCGGCAGACTTAACGTGGTGACCGTCGTACTGCTGCCTCCCACTATCGCCTGAGAGGCCACGGCATTCGGGACAACTTGCGATGGGTCAATTTTTAGCCAGACCAGTGCGGCGACGGTGGGGTCAAGCCCCAGATAGTGAAGCGGGAATTGGTCTGATGACG from Rahnella sikkimica encodes the following:
- a CDS encoding Ig-like domain-containing protein encodes the protein MSIKSLIYYPTENYAGAGVSIAHGQTGDIASGYDHWTYRSVAVSAMQSFVFSEVNTDVALSYLSHVEDVISTGIPDLTQVYASSDQFPLHYLGLDPTVAALVWLKIDPSQVVPNAVASQAIVGGSSTTVTTLSLPGRPGALGFVSLTEGGAVSATCPYGSYNTATGAVSWTGSGGLELVFTAGAVKITSATGFPQGWTFSVPQLQGDGSWVVTLTGGSPSVNIISDLTSDKQNIANNGSDTATLTAVVTDSITMLPVPNQAVNWSTTLGEIVVVTQYTDSKGQSVATLTDTGDTGTATVTASLGSEAGVSVDIQVASSSALIVRGARSCQKASGQQTLGCLVALDGQSFEVVDATWQYQNVGSSRSGTSFLDTEPSDLLKVSASGYAGVTLNASNLTGNGEWTDTSTSAGAFVATLNNGECLAWGVAASGGVTPTGQGSDGIRSVSATFSAFTGLRADNSVFCWGNREEGADLPEDISALNSIKNVRGSNGTFAALSANNPYVLTWGWGTKGFRETDMSVPSDIAGMSSITTLISNDNAFAVLDTSGRVYAWGEATSGGR